GGATGAGGGGAGCCAGCTTTTGTCGATGCTCGTCGACCCGAAACCGACATCAAAGGTTGTCGATGCCTGCGCCGGCGGGGGGGGGAAATCTCTTGCTCTTGCTGCGCTCATGAAAAATCGGGGGACGATTTTTGCCCTGGATACGAATTCGTTTCGGCTGGAAGGTTTGCGGAAACGGATCCGCAGGAGCGGTGTCGACACGATCCGCGTGCGCAAGATAGAAGCCGGGGAAGTTCCTTCGGATCTTGCCGGTTCGGCGGACAATGTCCTTGTTGATGCCCCGTGCAGCGGCCTCGGTACGATCCGTCGCAACCCCGGCATGAAATGGACGGTGACACCCGCGTCGGTTGCAGAACTGCATGACAAGCAATCGGAGATTCTGGATCACTACGCACGCTTCGTCAAGGTCAACGGAAGATTGGCGTACTCAACGTGCACAATGATGCGTTCGGAGAATGAGGGGGTCGTTGAGAACTTTTTGACGGACCACCGGGAGTTCGAGCTCATGGAGCCGGCGTCGATCCTCCGCCGCTACGGTCTGGAGGCGCTGTCGCCGGAGAAGTATTTTCGATTGAAGCCGCACGTCCACGGGACCGACGGTTTTTTCGCAGCAGTGATGCGCAGAATTCAGTAATCAATATTGTCTCTCTCTACTGACCAAGGAAAGATCATGAAAGTTAATCTCATCGTTATTCCAATCATCGCCGTACTCTTCGCCGGCTGTGCGAAAATGACGGAGGATGAGCTTTGGCAAAAGGCCGAGCAGGCGAAAGCTGCCCATAATGCCGATTCGGCCATTGTGCTTTGTCAAACGCTCCTCAGCAATTACCCTGAGGGAAAAAACGCGCCGGCAGCGCTGTTCTTGATCGCAGAATCATACAATGCAAAGAGCGATTTCCACACTGCGGTGAACTACTACGCAGCATTCGCGAAGAAATATCCGGACCTGAATGCGACCCCCCTCGCGATGTTTTTTGTCGGGTTCATCTATAACAACAACCTTCAAATGCCCGACAGCGCAAAAATTGCCTATCAAAATTTTATCGCAAAGTTTCCCACCCATGACCTTGCAAAATCGGCTCAATTTGAGCTTGACAATCTCGGCAGAACGCCCGACGAGATCATCGGCGCAAAGAAAGATGTTGCGGCAAAGCCGAAGAAGGTTTCCAAGAAACAACAATGAGCGGTCGGATGGAACAGGCGCTGACATATCTTCAACCCGACGTCGTTTCGAAGCTGGCGAACATGGAACTTCGCGCGCGCATGGTGGTGGAGGGGTTCATTACCGGCATGCACAAAAGCCCCTATCACGGTTTCAGCGTCGAATTTGCCGAACACCGTCAGTATATGCCCGGGGACGAAATCCGCCGCGTCGATTGGAAGGTCTACGGCAAGACGGACCGTTACTATATTAAACAGTACGAGGAAGAAACGAACCTCAAATCGTACGTCATTCTTGATGCCAGCGCGTCGATGGCATTCGCCTCCGAACAAGCGCGGGGGGGAGACGGAAAAAGGATCTCAAAATTGGAATATGCATCGTATCTCGTGGCCGCACTCTCGTATTTGATGGTTCAGCAGAGGGACGCTGTGGGGCTGACGGTGTTTGATGAAAATATCCGGCTTGCACTGCCGCCGCATGCAACCAAAGCGTATCTTCGGAGGATCCTCATCGAGCTTGAGCATCTCTCGGCGGGAAAGGCAACCGGAACATCCCGATCGCTCAATCAGATGGCAGAGCGCATCACCCGCCGTGGACTGATCATCGTTGTGAGCGACCTGTTTGATGATCCGAGTGCGGTGATAGCGGCATTAAAGCATTTTCGGCACAATCACCACGATGTGCTGGTGATGCACGTTCTCGACCCGTTCGAGCGTTCGTTCGCATTCGGAAGCGATGCCGTATTCAAAGACCTGGAAACTGCGGAAGAAATAACGACGCAGCCCTACCATATCCAGCGCGCATACCAGCGAGAATTCCGATCGTTTCTTGAGCGATATAAAAGAGAATGCAGGGAAAACAATATCGACTACGTTCTGCTCGACACCGAGACTCCCTTTGATGTGGCTCTGTTCCAGTATTTGAACAAGCGAAAAAAGATAGGATGAAACGACGACCGACAGAGAACTCCAAAAGGAAGAAACCGAACGGTAGAACAATCGTGCGCGCTGACAAGGCGGTGCCGACCGCTGCTCCGGCATATACCGTTCTCGACGTCGGCTGCGGACCCCGAAAGCGTCCCGGTGCCGTCGGCATCGATATCAACCCGCGATCCGACGCCGACATCATCCACGACCTCGACCGGTTCCCGTATCCGTTCCCCGATGATCATTTTGATGAAGTGATCTGCGACAATGTCCTCGAACATCTCGCCGATCTTGTCAAAGTGATGGAAGAGGTCCATCGCATAGCAAAGCCATCGGCGCTTGTCACGATCATCGTGCCGTTCTATCCGCATCGCCACGCTAATACCGACCCGACGCACAAGCATTTTTTCGGGGTTCATTCGTTTGACTATTTTATCGAAGGAACGGCGAACGCGGGGTTCCGATATTCATACGCCCGGTTTGCGCTGAAGTCAGTTGAGTTCGAGAAAGGGCTGGCGCAGCTGCATTGGATCGACAAGAAAATCGTTGCATTTGCGAACTCGTATAAGGACCTGTACGAGAATCGCCTGGCGAACGTTTTTCCGTTGAGGAACCTCACGTTCGAACTGCGCGTTGTCAAGTGATTGCTCAGATAGCGCAGATTTATCGCTGATTGCAGATTACGCAGAGGTAAGAAGTCGTACCATCGCAAGACTAAAAGTTGGCTGAGATTTGTTTTGCTTTTCCCCGCCTCATTGAATATCTTTCATTTCTGAACTCAAAAAATTTTCAATTGAACGGGCAAAACCGCCTGTCCGATCTAACCTCATTATGCCGGATCAAAACCTTCTGATCGTCAAAGGAGCGCGCGAGCACAACCTCAAGAACATTGACGTTGAAATTCCGCGCGATAAGCTTGTTGTCATTACCGGGCTTTCCGGTTCCGGCAAATCCAGCCTTGCCTTCGACACGATTTACGCGGAAGGACAACGCCGGTATGTTGAGAGTCTCTCCGCTTATGCACGGCAGTTCCTCGGCTTGATGGAAAGGCCTGACGTCGATTACATCGAAGGGTTGAGTCCGGCGATTTCCATCGAGCAGAAGACCGTCAGCCATAACCCGCGATCGACCGTCGGCACGGTGACGGAGATCTACGATTTTCTGCGGTTGTTGTTTGCTCGCGTCGGCATCCAGTTTTGCGTCAACTGCGGGACGAAGGTCCAGAAGCAGAGTGTTGACCAGATCATCGATGCGATAGTAAAACTGCCGGGGGGGACGAAGATCCTGATTCTCGCGCCTGTGGTCAAAGGGCGAAAGGGGCATTACCGGGAGCTGTTCGAACAGATTGTCAGAGACGGATTTCTCCGTGTCCGGGTTGACGGACAGGTCAAAGAAATTTCAAAGGAGATGAAAGTAGACCGCTATAAAGTCCACGATATCGAGATCGTCGTCGACCGGATCGCGGTGAAGAAAGAGAGCAGGAGCCGCATTGCCGATTCGGTTGAAGTTGCGCTCGGGTTCGGCGCCGGCGTCCTCATTGTAAATGACGGCTCCTCGGACCATCTTTTTAGCAAGCACTATTCCTGCCCGAATTGCGGGGCCAGTTACGAGGAGCCAGCGCCGAACTCATTTTCCTTCAACACGCCGTACGGGTCGTGCCCCTCATGCGAGGGTCTGGGAGAAAAGAAAGAATTCGATCTGTCGCTCATCATTCCCGACGACAAGCTATCAATCAATCAGGAAGGCATTGCCGCTCTCGGGAAGCCGCGTCAGACATGGTTCTTCAGCCAGGTGCGCGCGGTGCTCAAACGGCACGGATTTGATTTTGACAGCCCGCTGAAATCGCTCTCAAAAATTGCCCGCGAAGAATTGTTGTACGGCACGGGCAAGGAAAAGATTGAGATCGAATATGCTCACGGCGGCGGGAAGCCGATCATTTACAGGCACCGGTTCAGCGGAGTTGTCGGCATGATGAAAAATTATTATGCCGAAACGGCGTCGCCGAAAATACGGGAATGGGTGGAGGGGTTCATGAGCACGACGCGCTGCACGGTCTGCGGCGGCGGGAGGCTGAAAAAAGAAAGTCTTGCGATTAAGCTTGAAGATGCGGTGTCAGGGAAAAGGGTCAGCATCGCCGACGTTGTCGCGCTGCCGTTGGGCGATGCGCGGGAATTCATAAGAACCTTGCGGCTTACCCCGAGACAGACCGAGATCGCGAAGCAAATCATGAAAGAGATCAGCCAGCGGATCGAATTCATGGTGAATGTCGGCCTCGGCTATCTCACGCTCGACAGGGGGGCGCGAACGCTTTCAGGAGGGGAAGCACAGCGCATCCGGCTCGCGACGCAAATCGGGTCGCAGCTCGTCGGGGTGCTGTACATTCTCGACGAGCCGAGCATTGGACTTCATCAACGCGATAACGTGAAGCTGATCGACTCCCTGAAAGAGCTTCGCGACCTTGGCAACACCGTGCTGGTCGTCGAGCATGATAAGGAGATGATCGAACAGTCCGATTTCGTCGTCGACCTCGGCCCGGGAGCAGGCGAGCACGGGGGAAAAGTTGTGGCAGCAGGTGAGCCGGAAAAATTGAAAAGGAAAAATGAAAAAGGAAAAATGAAGCACGGGGAGAACGGCGTATCGGCAACGATCGAGTATCTGCAGGGGAAAAAAAAGATTGAAGTGCCGGCGGTTCGGCGCGGAGGGAACGGAAAATTTTTGGTGATCAAAGGGGCTTCCGGGAATAATCTCAAGAATATCACGGCGAAAATTCCGCTCGGGTTGTTCGTGTGCGTGACGGGGGTCAGCGGCTCGGGAAAATCTTCGCTCATCAACGAGACGCTCTTTCCCGTCCTTTCCAAAAAATTCTATAAGACAAAGATCAGTACGCTCCCGCATGCAGGCCTCCAGGGCATCGGCGAGATCGATAAGATCATCGACATCGATCAGTCGCCGATCGGAAGGACGCCCCGCTCAAATCCGGCCACCTACACCGGCATGTTCACGATGATCAGAGATTTGTTTACGCAGCTTCCCGAAGCAAAGATCCGCGGATACAAAGCCGGGCGCTTCAGCTTTAACGTCAAAGGCGGGCGGTGCGAAAGCTGCGAAGGGGACGGCGTCCGAAAGATCGAAATGAATTTTCTGCCGGATGTCTACGTCGTTTGCGACGTATGCAAAGGGAAGCGCTACAATCGGGAGACGCTCGAGGTGCACTACAAAGGGAGATCTATCGCCGACGTTCTCGAGATGACGGTCGAAGAGGCGCTCGGATTCTTCAGCGAAATGCCCCGCGTCGGGCGCAAATTGCAGACCTTGTTCGATGTCGGCATGGGATATATCCGGCTCGGACAACAGGCGACCACGCTTTCGGGGGGCGAAGCTCAACGCGTGAAACTGTCAACGGAGCTGTCGCGGGTCGGAACGGGAAAAACGCTTTACATCCTCGACGAGCCGACCACCGGGCTTCACTTTGAGGACGTCAAGATGCTGCTCTCCGTGCTGAACAAGCTCGTGGACAAAGGGAATACGGTCATTGTCATCGAACATAATCTTGACGTGATCAAAACTGCTGATTGGATCATTGACCTTGGACCGGAAGGGGGAAACGAGGGGGGCTATATCGTCGGAGAAGGGCCCCCCGAAGAAATAAGCAGGAATGCGAAGTCTTTCACCGGAGAATTTCTTGCAAAAGAGCTCGCACGCTAAACTGCAAAAAGATGAGCATCTCTTGGAGTGTTGAGGACATGCGACGGCGTCTCTCTTTTTTGTTAATGCTTGTGCTCTCATCGTCATTGTGCGCACACGGGCAGGATTCCACGTCCACCGAGTTTCAAAGTACAGAAACAACGTCCTACGACAACGCAATGGAAATTCTGTCGACCGTCGTTCTGGTCCCTCTTGCCATCGGTTCCACAGCCATCAGCATTGTTCCCCCCAGCGGCGGAATTATTGTCGAAAACGGCAAAGGACACGGTATCCTGGCGTTCGAAACGGGGGTCGGGTTCGGCGAGAAGATCGATCTGAAAAGGTTTTCGGATATGCGGTTCACGGTTGGATATACGCATATTTTCAGCGAGGAGCAGAAAGATTTTGTCCGCTGTGAAGCCACGGGAGATATTCATCTGACGTTTGTCGATAGACGGGAAATTTTCCTCCTCGGCGTCAGTCCTTCTGCGGGGATCATAACGAATTTTCCGTCCACCGGCTATTCGCTTGGCGCGTCATCGTGGGTAATGACGCCGTGGCTTTCGTATTTCGGTTTCATTCCTCAACACACGTTCGCCATCACGTACCGTTACAACAAATTTTTTGGAGGGAAAGGCTTTGGAGAAATTTCCGCCGGGATGTCGGCGGCATTTACATGGGGATGGTAAGGATGGCAGACGCCCCGGTGGCCACTTGACAATGAACCAAACATCATTATATTAAGACGTAATGAAGTCGATCAATTTCAATAGCCGTTCAACAAGCATCCGCTTAAACATCTGTTGTAATGCGGCGTGTTGTTGCTGTACTCCGAGCAATGCTGTTGATGGAATTGGAAGGATGGCCGTGCGGCTGTAAAAGGCGCAAATAAGTTTCAAGGAACGAACCCTCTTCTATCAACATAGAAGAGGGTTTTTTATTTATTACCAATTATCGAAAGGAATCACAGATATGCCAAACGGAATTACTCGCGTGGACCGGACGGCGCTCAAATTCAATCAGGCATCGATCATCACGATCGTCGCTGCCGCTTTTGTGTCCCAGCTCCCCTGGCTCCTCGCGGCACTGGCACTGGTGTTGCTCGTTGGCACTGCCGTGCCGTCTGCGGGAGCGTTCAAGCTCTTCTACGCCAAAATTCTTCGTCCGCTCGGAATCTTGCGCCCGGATGTTGTCGAAGAGGACAATGTCCAGCACCTCTTCGCTCAGGGCCTCGGCGGGATTTTTCTGATCGCCGCATTTGCCTTGCTGATCGAAAGCAATTATCCGGTGCTCGGATGGGGGATTGCATTTCTTGTCGCGGCACTTGCTCTCGTCAATCTTACCGTTAATTTCTGCCTCGGATGTGTCCTCTACCTCCGCCTGCGGCGTTGGTCGTACTTTACGAAGATATTCTTGAAACGCGTTACCAACTATTAATCATTATCATTGAGGAGGAGGTATGGCTTCAAACAACGGATATGCGAATCCCGGAGTGCTTGTCAGCACCGATTGGGCGCTGGAGCATTTAAAGGACGGGAATTTGCGGTTCGTCGAAGTGGATGTCGACACCACCGAGTACGACAAAGGACACATCGAAGGGGCGATCGGCTGGAATTGGAAGACGCAGCTTCAGGACCAGACGCGGCGCGACATACTCAGCAAGGAACAGATCGAGCGGTTTCTCGGTGAGTCGGGAGTCGGACCGGAAACGGGATTGATCTTGTACGGGGACAATAACAATTGGTTTGCCGCGTACGCATTTTGGCTGTTGAAGTATTACGGGCATGCCGATGTTCGGCTGATCAACGGCGGTAGGAAAAAATGGGCGGCCGAAGGGAAGCCGTTAACGACGAATGTTCCGCGCTATGCCGCAAGGACATATAAAGTCTCCAAGATTGAGACGGATCTTCGCGCGCTCAGAGAATCCGTGTCCAATCGTCTCACCGATTCGACGCACGGGCTTGTGGATGTCCGTTCGAACGACGAGTTCACCGGAAAAATTCTGGCGCCTCCCGGCTTGCAGGAGCTGTCGCTTCGCGGCGGGCACATTCCGGGAGCAAAAAATATTCCCTGGTCGCAAGCGGTGAATGAAGATGGAACATTCAAATCAGCCGCAGACCTGAAAGCGCTGTATGAAGGAAAAGGAATTGTACCGGGATTGAAAGAGGTGACAACCTATTGCCGCATCGGCGAACGTTCGTCGCATTCCTGGTTCGTCCTAAAGTACCTTCTTGGCTACCCGAAAGTGCGCAACTACGACGGATCGTGGACCGAATGGGGCAACCTCATTAATGCGCCGATAGAGAAATAGGACTAGAATTAAGTACAGCAGAACATCGGGCGGCAAAAGCTGCCCGTTTTTTTTGCGGCAGAGCTATCCGTGAGCTTGCCGAAACCATTCCATCATCCCCGGAATCCCGTCGCGGATTGAAGGATATTTAAGCTCCCCGATAATTTTTCTCATCTTCTCGTTTGAGTAACCGCACCCCCGGCTTAAAACCAGGGCCCATTGATAAACGCCGTAGTGGCGATTAACAAGCGATGTTATCCCATCAATGGTCTTAGCGGCAGGATAAAGGACTGCTTCCGGGATTTTAGCCAGGCGTGGCTTACGGCCGAAAACGCTGCAAATGGATTCAAACCAGTCAACATACGTTGTCCCGCCGTTATCCACAGCATGAATGATCTGATTTTCCGCATGGTTGCTGGATGCTGCTGACGCAATCGTTGACGCCGCGTCGTCGACATGAACTGTTCCCAATTGAGCTTTTCCCCCGTTCGCGAGGGGGACGAAAAATGATCCCATTCTTTTGATCAGGCTCAGCATTGGAACGAGCCACTCGGCATTCGGGCCATAAACCAGGGCAGGGCGAACGATCGCATAGGAAAAACGGGATTTGGTGGCCGATCTTATCAACAGCCGCTCAGCCATCCTCTTCCATTGATAATACGGGTCAGGAAACTCTATTCCCGTCATTTCTTCTGTCAGCATTTTAGGAAGCGGCCGGGGAAGTCCGCCGGCCATAAACGCTGACACGAAAACGAATCGCTCTAATTTAGGCGTCTCCGTTGCGGCTTCAAGAAGCAAACCCAATGACTTTATGTTTTTTACGTCAAAATCTTTCTCATTTTTCTTAGCTTCAGCAAGGTGAACGACAGCATGGACATCAGTAAGCCATTCCGCAAAGAACTTTCTTCGATCAGCTGGCGATCCGGCGAATAGATCCCCTTTAACAAGTTCAATGTTTCCGGATGTTCCCCCCCATGCGCTTAACATTCTTTGGGCTTTTTCGGGATCGCGAACCACTCCCCTGATTTTCCACCCGTCCGTAATCAAGCGATGGGCAACCTTTGAGCCAATGAATCCCGTCGAACCTGTCAGAAATACGATCTTATTCGTCATCGCGGCAAAATGTAGATTTGTCGTGAATTATCGGTTGAATATTACGAATTTCGCTTATGAAGTCAATTCTCACTCGATAATATTGGGTGATTCTCGACAAGCCACAGCACTCATCGCCTTGACATCCTATCGATTTTTCACAATATTCACACACACATCTCATCGCAAACTCAAGGTTACTCTACTAGCGCAGCATCGATCTCCCGATAATGACCATCAGACGGTTTTGTATTTCACATTTTGGTGAAGTTCCGGTTATTATTTTTGCCCTAGCGCTATCGTCGTGCGCTCCAACGGCGTATGAAGTAACGTCCGGCTTGCTTGACCAGGGGAAGAACGATGACGCGATCGCGAATGCCCGGGCGAACCTCGCGCGAAATCCCAATGACCCCCTTTTTTTGAAGTATCTCGGCATCGGCCTCTACAATAAGAAATACTATGGCGATGCGACAGCGTATTTTGAACGGTCTCTTTCCGCCGATCCTGAAGACGACCAGGCCGTGTACTATCTCGCATCGAGTTACGAGGCGAGCGTCGAATACGAAAAGGCGATACAATATTACAGGCGTTATCGAGAAATGACCGTTTTCGGAGAATATCGGGATATTGTGGATGCCCGGGTCAAGATTCTTTACCGCCAGGAAATGCAGATTGAGGCCAAGAAAGCGCTGCTTGAGGAATCGCATCTCGACGTAGCAAGCGTGCCGCCTAACACTCTCGCCGTCCTCTATTTTGAGAATAAAGGGAACATGCGCAATCTTGACCCGCTCCAAAAGGGGATTGCCGACATGATGATCACGGATTTGTCAAAGATCCATTCCGTGAAGGTTGTTGAACGAGTCCGGCTTCAAAAATTGGTGGAGGAACTGAACTTCGGCGAGTCGGGGCTGGTGGATGAACGAACCGCGCCGCGGGTGGGGAAATTACTTGGCGCATACCGGCTTGTCAAAGGAACCTTTTTTGACCTGACTTCCGACAAATTAAGGATCGACGCTCTTGTCGCCCAGACCCGCAGCGGGCAAGTCGACGGCACGACGGATATTTCGGGGGACATGAAGCAGTTCTTCCGGCTCGAGAAAGAACTGGTGTTCAAGATACTCGACGAGCTCAAAATTCCGATAACGAATCAGGAACGTGTATCGATTCTCGAGGTTCCGACGGAGAATTTTTTTGCATTCTTGCAATACTCTCAGGGGATCGATTACGAAGATAAAGGATTGTACGATCAGGCAGTGCAATCGTACACCTCCGCAGTTCAATCCGATCCAAATTTTTCGCAGGCCAGATCAAGTTTGAGCACGGCTAAAAAAACGGGAGAAATGATGAAAGGCGGTGCGTCCACGTCGGGGAGCAATGCCGTGCCGACGCAATCTGTTCCCCCGCCGCCGAGCAGTTCGTTGGCGAAAGAAAGCATCGGCGGAATGTCCGAACGGGCGTCGTCGACGTCGACAAATGTCAATTCCGGCTTTGTGCCGGGTCCTAGTTCCTCGCCTCAGCCGACTTCGGTCGTCACTCCGCTACCGGAACCGCCGAAGCCGCCCAAGTAATCTCCGAAGCGAATGAGACATTCGTTACTACGAACAATCATTGCACTCTTTCTGTTTTCCGTTGCGGCCCAACGGCTTTACCCGCAGGTGAATCCGATCGGACCGGGGGGCGGCATTGTCAACGTGGTCCGGGGAGACGCAAACGACAGCGTTGTTCTCGCCGGGACAAAAAATGACGGCATCTATCGTTCACTCGACGGCGGGGCGACGTGGACCCAAGCGTTGAGTGTTTTTCCCGTCAACGATATTGTTTTCCATCCTACAACGCCCCTCACGGCGTATGCAGCGACGCAGGCGGGCTTGTACGTCAGCTACGACGCGGGCGCCTCCTGGAGTCTGACGCCTCTTACAACACCGGTCTCGACGATCGCGATCGATGTTGCGCTCCCGCTACTGATGTTTGCCGGCGACGCACGTCCGACGCTGCAAGGGGCTGCTGGAGTGTTCAAATCGACCGACGGCGGTTTAACGTGGGCAGCGTCGTCGACCGGTCTTACGGTCAGCAGGACGATAACAGCGCTGATCATCGATCCCGCTGGATCTCTATCAGGGATGACTGTCTATGCAGGAACTGATGCCGCGGGCGTGTACTCGACGAGCGATGGGGGGTCGACGTGGAGCGCGTTGGCGACAAATGCAGGACTTGCAGGATCGGGACTTCGCATTCATTCGCTTTCGCTCATTCAGGGCTTAGGGCTGAGGGCGGGAACGTCATCGGGAGAGTATTTTTGTCCGGGAGGAGTTCAGTGGATTCCGTTCACAGGGACCTCGATTGCCGACTCTGTCGTGCAATGTTCGCTGACGGTCGGCGACAGCGCAGCGACAGACACGTTCTACGTCGGAACGAAAGGGAACGAAGAATTTTTCCCGACGAGGCCCGACAACGGAGGAGTATACCGCAGGTCAAACCTGGGGTTGGGATGGACGCTGATCTTCAAGGCGACGATCGACATCAATTCAATTTTCATCCCCGCTTCTCATCCTAAAAAAATATATCTCGGAACATCCGACGGGGTCTACGAAAGCAGCGACGACGGTTCGAGCTGGGCGCGCCAGAATTCGGGGATGATGAATTCCATTGCGCGCACGGTTGCTGTCCAGAATTCCGCTTCGGGGTATTTGTTCGCCGGCGTTTATGGGGGCGGAATTCTTAAATCAACCAACGGCGGCGGCACATGGATACCGTCGAACAATGGAATTGACAACCCGTACGTTCGCGGCGTCATCGCTGATCCAAAAAACAGCGCTGTTCTCTATGCGGGCAACGTGTACGGACTTTACAAGAGCGTCGATACCGGGAGTACATGGCAAAAGATTCAGACCCAGAATATCCCCCACGATTCTCTCTCCCCCTTTAACAACAATCTTGAGGACGGGACGCTGAGAATTTCTCCCGTCAATTCGCAGAATCTTTTCATCTCTGCACTTACCGGCGAGTTCATGGTCAGCACGGATGGGGGAGGGACGTGGTATGCCGTTGCTCCTCCCCAACAGATACCGACGTCGGTCGTCGGAAACATCGAGTTCGATCCCGTCAGTGCCTCGACGATGTATTTCTCTGCCAACGGCGTTTGGAGGTCGACCGATTTGGGGAAAACTTGGAATTCGATCTCAGGCAATCTGCCGTTGAATGCAACCGTCAATGGGACGACAGCGCCCCTCATCGGTTTTCATCCAAGGATTGATCCGGTGAACACAAGCGAGATCTTCCTTTCCACACTAACAGGCGGCGCAATCTATAATGAATATAGAACAACGAATGGGGGAGCAAACTGGACTCAGCTTAACGCCGCGGGAATCGATGTCGCTTTTGATCCGGTTCATCCTTCCACTCTTTACTGTACTGCAGTGAACGGGGTCTTACGAAGTCCGGACGACGGCCTCACATGGACGAAAATCGGCGGCGGCCCTTCCACGCAATATTATTCCATAGGTCAGTCGACGGCGAACGACACGACGATGTTTGTCGGCAGCAACAGGGGAATCACGGCTGTCGATACAAGAAATGCACTCGGCATTTCCCAGGTCAGCTTTGATTTCGGGACCGTTCCGATCGGAAGCGTTTCGGGGCAAAATATTACCTTCAGCGACAACGGGTCTCAAAGTGTGACGATCACGGTTGCTTCTTTGACAGTACCGTTGGCAGGCCCGTCGGCCTATATCGTACCGCCCGGCGCCACACCCCTTGTCGTGAAACCGGGATCCTCTGGGACG
The Bacteroidota bacterium genome window above contains:
- a CDS encoding tetratricopeptide repeat protein, producing the protein MTIRRFCISHFGEVPVIIFALALSSCAPTAYEVTSGLLDQGKNDDAIANARANLARNPNDPLFLKYLGIGLYNKKYYGDATAYFERSLSADPEDDQAVYYLASSYEASVEYEKAIQYYRRYREMTVFGEYRDIVDARVKILYRQEMQIEAKKALLEESHLDVASVPPNTLAVLYFENKGNMRNLDPLQKGIADMMITDLSKIHSVKVVERVRLQKLVEELNFGESGLVDERTAPRVGKLLGAYRLVKGTFFDLTSDKLRIDALVAQTRSGQVDGTTDISGDMKQFFRLEKELVFKILDELKIPITNQERVSILEVPTENFFAFLQYSQGIDYEDKGLYDQAVQSYTSAVQSDPNFSQARSSLSTAKKTGEMMKGGASTSGSNAVPTQSVPPPPSSSLAKESIGGMSERASSTSTNVNSGFVPGPSSSPQPTSVVTPLPEPPKPPK
- a CDS encoding DUF4350 domain-containing protein, with protein sequence MRHSLLRTIIALFLFSVAAQRLYPQVNPIGPGGGIVNVVRGDANDSVVLAGTKNDGIYRSLDGGATWTQALSVFPVNDIVFHPTTPLTAYAATQAGLYVSYDAGASWSLTPLTTPVSTIAIDVALPLLMFAGDARPTLQGAAGVFKSTDGGLTWAASSTGLTVSRTITALIIDPAGSLSGMTVYAGTDAAGVYSTSDGGSTWSALATNAGLAGSGLRIHSLSLIQGLGLRAGTSSGEYFCPGGVQWIPFTGTSIADSVVQCSLTVGDSAATDTFYVGTKGNEEFFPTRPDNGGVYRRSNLGLGWTLIFKATIDINSIFIPASHPKKIYLGTSDGVYESSDDGSSWARQNSGMMNSIARTVAVQNSASGYLFAGVYGGGILKSTNGGGTWIPSNNGIDNPYVRGVIADPKNSAVLYAGNVYGLYKSVDTGSTWQKIQTQNIPHDSLSPFNNNLEDGTLRISPVNSQNLFISALTGEFMVSTDGGGTWYAVAPPQQIPTSVVGNIEFDPVSASTMYFSANGVWRSTDLGKTWNSISGNLPLNATVNGTTAPLIGFHPRIDPVNTSEIFLSTLTGGAIYNEYRTTNGGANWTQLNAAGIDVAFDPVHPSTLYCTAVNGVLRSPDDGLTWTKIGGGPSTQYYSIGQSTANDTTMFVGSNRGITAVDTRNALGISQVSFDFGTVPIGSVSGQNITFSDNGSQSVTITVASLTVPLAGPSAYIVPPGATPLVVKPGSSGTLTIQFIPKLTGPSQATLTFATTDPGYPTVGVTLKGTGVPVTAVNRSVLLDTTHGVSSSLATGSITQFLSEFIQALQRSGITVSSQTAFDPLASSFDAVMIAAPKTTFSLVEINKLHQYVSNGGFVVMLGDSGNSDANNCLNGILSNFQWVQDAPNTPTGLAMNSDAVTDGVRNYSNNPAAPLLSNFTDTTHPFVKGVHTIIPFGCASIALSAQASPFLRGNLTTVATTSDSLQKKTAQPVVMAMSQVGKGTILLIGDVDIWSNVRGKDTLSPLPTGILAGDNLQFALNVFGFTGSYSVKIPSPTLSDQYQIISIPFDLLDFNISDVLKDLGAADKTKWRLYGRWDGSEYQEYPSPDFLTFKRGEGYWLITKGSQSLSLGSANVSTAQGFFPIQLDSGYNLIGNPFPYPVSWANSLHSTPDSVESWLWGFDGAGFQQVTDIMQPFAGYFLKSLRNGVTVYINPDEVSSASLAKKAEVQRQFAQGEWQVQISAANGTGADNDNVAGVLRSASDEWDAEDFSEPPPAPTDYVTLSFNHPNWKTNPGRYAGDYRPIHPEGNYWDFDIASSNSKASVSVQFVKSGNMPAQFEMYLVDMTTERAYDISSALSYNFAYEKNESDRLFRLIVGTKEYIGSNTNGIPLVPVGYSLDQNYPNPFNPTTTIGYSLAHSGYVTLEIFNVLGQKVKTLFTGDQKIGNYSVVWDGTGDNGAGAASGIYFYRIKTEAFSFTKKMVFLK